The DNA window AGCAGACCCACGCGATCCGCGTGGAAGTCGTGCGCCATCCAGCCAACAAAAGCGTTGGCTCCTGGCACGTGGACGGGGCGCCTGACCGAGTGGTGATCGCCAACGCCGACGGCTTCGTTCCGCTGCCGAAGCGCTGGGTTGTCGAGCGCACCCATGCGTGGAATGAGCGTGCCCGTCGATTGATCATGCATCATGACCGTCTGCCAGCGGTCTCCGAAACCTGGGTTTGGCTGGCGGAGGCGCGCATCCTGCTGCGGCGGTTGACCACAACGGTTTGATTTTGTCTACACCCTCTGAGAAAAAGAAAAAGGACAGACGACCGGAAAGGTGGATTCCGCCAATCCGGTTTCGCGCTCGGCCTCGATCAAGGCCAGACGATAGGCTTGTGCGATCGCCTGATCGAGTTTCGCTGTCAGGCTTGGATTGTCCGCCAGGTGGAGGTCCAACCGGAGACGCTGTTCCTTGATCGACAGCCGCCAGGAGTTCCCGCGCAACCCAGGCTGAAAACGCCACTTCAGAAGATGAAGCAGCAGCTCGACCAGGCGGTTGACGAGTTCTCGCTGCTCACTGCGACCCATGCTCTCGATCTCGTCGATAATGTGCGAAAGATCGGCTTCCGCCAGATTCCCGGCGCGTAACAGGCTCGCCTGTTCGTAAGTCCAGGCATGAAAGTCGCTGTCGTAAAGCCTCGACATGCCCCCCTCCGATTCCCAATGGTCAACGCATGGTCAGATCGGACACATACCAATCCATCGCCTCCGCCAGGCCATCCTGAATGCGATGACTGGGCGCGTACCCCAGCAGGTTCCGGGCCTTGGAAATATCGGCGAGCGAATGACGCACATCGCCCGCGCGGAAATCGCGATAGCTCGGCGCGAAATCTTGCAGATGCGGAAAACGTGGCGCCAGCGTGGCGCGAATGGACTCGAAGAGTTCGTTCAGCGACGTGCGCTCGCCAACCGCGACGTTATAGACCTGATTGGCCGCGTCCGGATGCTCGGCGGTGGCCGCCAGCAGGTTGGCCTGCACGGCATTGGCGATATAACAGAAATCGCGGCTGGTCTCGCCATCGCCGTTGATCCACACCGGCTCGTTGGCGATCATCGCCGCCGCCCACTTCGGCACCACGGCGGCATAGGCGCCGTTCGGATCCTGATGGGCGCCGAAGATATTGAAATAACGCAGGCCGATGGTTTTGAAACCATAGGCGCGGGCGAAAACCTCGGCGTACTGTTCGTTGACCAGCTTGGTCACGGCATAGGGCGAGAGCGGCTTGCCGATGACATCCTCCACCTTCGGTAGTCCTGGATGGTCCCCATAGGTCGAGCTGGACGCCGCATAAACGAAGCGCAGAACTTGCGCATCGCGAGCCGCGACCAGCATGTTCAGAAAACCGTCGATGTTGGCCGCGTTGGTCGCGATAGGATCTTCGAGCGAGCGCGGCACCGAGCCGAGCGCGGCCTGATGCAGGACATAGTCGACCCCCACGCAGGCGGCGCGGCAAGCGTCCGGCTGGCGGATATCTCCTTCGATGAAGTTGAAACGCGCCCACTGCGCCGGCGTGACCGCCTGCTGAATCTGTTCGAGATTCTGGCGGTGTCCGGTTGCGAAATTATCCAGACCGACGACAGGCTGATCCAGCTTCAGCAGGATCTCCAGCAGGTTGCAGCCGATAAAACCGGCGACGCCGGTGATCAGCCAGGTTTTCGGGTTGGCGGACAGATGCAAGCGGAGTTGGGCGTATTGGTTCATGGTCACAACCGCCAAAGCCTGAAACCCGCAGCCCGAATCGCGTCCGGATCATAAGCCGACTTCACATCGGTAAAGACGCCGCCCTGCTTCAGCCTAGAGGTTAGTTCAGCCAGCGACATGGCCAGATACTCCCGGTGCGACACGGCGGCGACGATGGCCGATGCGTCTTTGGGTAACTGCTCCCAGGGCGTGAGACGGATGCCGTATTCATGTTCGGCCTCCGAGGATTCGGCGATGGGATCGTGCACGGCAACCTCGCAACCGAAGGATTGCAGTTCCCGGACGAGGTCGGCGACCTTGGAGTTGCGCAGATCGGGGCAGTTTTCCTTGAAGGTGAGGCCCAGCACGATGACCTTGTCGCCCTTGATGGTGTCGCCATTGTTGATCAGCGCCTTGACGGTTTGTTGCGCCACATACGCGGCCATGCCGTCGTTGATGCGCCGACCGGCCAGGATGACCTCGGGGTGATAGCCCAGCGCCACCGCCTTGTGGGTGAGATAGTAGGGATCGACGCCGATACAGTGGCCGCCAACCAGGCCAGGCCGGAAGGGGAGGAAATTCCATTTGGTGCCGGCGGCTTGCAGCACTTCCAGGGTATCGATACCAAGCCGCCCGAAGATCAGCGCCAGCTCGTTCATCAGCGCGATGTTGAGATCGCGTTGCGTGTTTTCGATGACCTTGGCGGCCTCGGCAACCTTGATCGAACTGGCGCGGTGAACCCCGGCGGTAATCACCGAGGCATAGAGTGCGGCCACGGCATCGGCGGTCGGCTCGTCATCGCCGGCAACAACTTTCACGATGCGGGTGATGGTGCGCTCCTTGTCGCCGGGGTTGACCCGCTCGGGAGAGTAGCCGACATGGAAATCCGTTTTCCATTTCAAACCGGAGTGCTCTTCCAGCAGCGGAACGCAGACCTCCTCGGTGGCGCCCGGATAGACGGTGGATTCATAGACCACCGTCGCGCCTCGCTTCATGTGTTGACCGACGGTGGTGGAAGAACCGACTAGCGGCGAGAAATCGGGGATATGGGTGTCGTCCACCGGAGTCGGCACGGCGACGACAATGAAATCGGCCTTGCCAAGCGTGGATGGGTCGGTGCTGACGCTGAGCCGGGTCGCCGCCTTCAGGTCTTCGGTACTGACCTCGCCGGTGGGATCGCAGTGGTTGCGGTACTGCGCGATTTTGGCCTCCGAGAGATCGTAGCCAATGGTTTCGTATTGCTTACCGAATTCGACCGCGAGCGGCAGACCGACATAGCCCAGGCCAACGACGGCAACGATAGGTTTCATGAGGGCTTTCCCTTGGAGACGATGGAGCGCGCCAACCGAATCTGCCGCGGCACGGCGGACCTTGGAACGCGACGGACGGTGCGGATGCGTCTAACGATGCCGGATGATAGCGGGCCGCGCGAATCAGTGCCAGGCTTCGCGGCGCAGAGCGCCAAGAATCACCGTGACACAGCAGAGAGGCAGTGACGATGTTAATGGTGGTGGTGTAGAGACAAGGTGATTTACGGGAATGACTTTACCGATTTCCGTTCGTCCTGAGCTTGTCGAAGGACGGGCGGAAATCGCGCTCCGAGGCCGACATTGCATCCGTTCATGGTTCGACAAGCTCACCACGAACGGATGCAATGTCACCACGAAAGTGGGTATAAGCTTTTCCGGAAATCGCCCAAGGCATTGCCTTGTCTCTACGGCGACGGCGGCAGATGGGTGTGCGTCTCAACCGCCAAGCTCCGGTTCAAACTTAGAAAGACGCGCCCGAATGGCGCGCCTTTGGTTCCGCGCCCCTTAGACTGCGGACTTGGGAATCCGGATTTTCTGGCCGGGGTAGATCAGGTTCGGATCTTTGATGACCTCTCGATTGGCCTCGAAGATCCGCGAATAGGCACCGCCATCGCCATAGAAGTTTTTCGCAATGGCCGACAGCGAATCGCCTTTCTCGATAACATAAAACTCGACGTCGACGGTCTGGGGCGGGGCGGAGAATTGGTCGACCTTGACCTCCGCAACCCCCTGGATATTGCCGGCCATGAGCACGGCTTTCTCCATGGCATCCGGACTGTCCGCCGTGCCGGCGAGCGTGACCACGCCCTGATCGTAGGTCACCGACAGATCCTTGACGCCTGGATTGTCGCGTTCGATCTCTTCCCTGATCTTCTCGCTTGCCTCGGCATCGTTGCCGAAGACTTTCTTGCCATTCCCCTTCAGAAAGTCGAACAGTCCCATAAAGACCTCCGCTGGCAATTGAGAACGCAGAATGACGCGAACGAGAAAAAGCCGTT is part of the Thiocystis violascens DSM 198 genome and encodes:
- a CDS encoding DUF29 domain-containing protein, yielding MSRLYDSDFHAWTYEQASLLRAGNLAEADLSHIIDEIESMGRSEQRELVNRLVELLLHLLKWRFQPGLRGNSWRLSIKEQRLRLDLHLADNPSLTAKLDQAIAQAYRLALIEAERETGLAESTFPVVCPFSFSQRV
- a CDS encoding NAD-dependent epimerase/dehydratase family protein — translated: MNQYAQLRLHLSANPKTWLITGVAGFIGCNLLEILLKLDQPVVGLDNFATGHRQNLEQIQQAVTPAQWARFNFIEGDIRQPDACRAACVGVDYVLHQAALGSVPRSLEDPIATNAANIDGFLNMLVAARDAQVLRFVYAASSSTYGDHPGLPKVEDVIGKPLSPYAVTKLVNEQYAEVFARAYGFKTIGLRYFNIFGAHQDPNGAYAAVVPKWAAAMIANEPVWINGDGETSRDFCYIANAVQANLLAATAEHPDAANQVYNVAVGERTSLNELFESIRATLAPRFPHLQDFAPSYRDFRAGDVRHSLADISKARNLLGYAPSHRIQDGLAEAMDWYVSDLTMR
- a CDS encoding nucleotide sugar dehydrogenase, encoding MKPIVAVVGLGYVGLPLAVEFGKQYETIGYDLSEAKIAQYRNHCDPTGEVSTEDLKAATRLSVSTDPSTLGKADFIVVAVPTPVDDTHIPDFSPLVGSSTTVGQHMKRGATVVYESTVYPGATEEVCVPLLEEHSGLKWKTDFHVGYSPERVNPGDKERTITRIVKVVAGDDEPTADAVAALYASVITAGVHRASSIKVAEAAKVIENTQRDLNIALMNELALIFGRLGIDTLEVLQAAGTKWNFLPFRPGLVGGHCIGVDPYYLTHKAVALGYHPEVILAGRRINDGMAAYVAQQTVKALINNGDTIKGDKVIVLGLTFKENCPDLRNSKVADLVRELQSFGCEVAVHDPIAESSEAEHEYGIRLTPWEQLPKDASAIVAAVSHREYLAMSLAELTSRLKQGGVFTDVKSAYDPDAIRAAGFRLWRL
- the lysM gene encoding peptidoglycan-binding protein LysM: MGLFDFLKGNGKKVFGNDAEASEKIREEIERDNPGVKDLSVTYDQGVVTLAGTADSPDAMEKAVLMAGNIQGVAEVKVDQFSAPPQTVDVEFYVIEKGDSLSAIAKNFYGDGGAYSRIFEANREVIKDPNLIYPGQKIRIPKSAV